A section of the Candidatus Effluviviaceae Genus I sp. genome encodes:
- a CDS encoding L,D-transpeptidase has protein sequence MTLPRVVVRKSAFVLELETAEGTLRFPAAIGANPDGADKKAEGDCRTPEGEFEVVSIEDSSDWEHDGRRAYGPLFIRLATPPWTGIGIHGTDEPDTVGTRCTLGCVRLRNEDLVVVASVVGPGTRVAVLP, from the coding sequence CGGGTCGTCGTGCGGAAGTCGGCCTTCGTGCTCGAGCTCGAGACGGCCGAGGGCACGCTGAGGTTCCCCGCGGCGATCGGCGCGAACCCCGACGGCGCGGACAAGAAGGCCGAGGGGGACTGCCGCACGCCCGAGGGGGAGTTCGAGGTCGTCTCGATCGAGGACTCGAGCGACTGGGAGCACGACGGCAGGCGCGCCTACGGCCCCCTCTTCATCAGACTCGCGACGCCGCCGTGGACCGGCATCGGCATCCACGGGACCGACGAGCCGGACACCGTCGGCACGCGCTGCACGCTCGGCTGCGTCCGTCTGCGGAACGAGGACCTCGTCGTTGTCGCGAGCGTGGTCGGTCCCGGCACGCGCGTCGCGGTCCTCCCGTGA